In Bombina bombina isolate aBomBom1 chromosome 6, aBomBom1.pri, whole genome shotgun sequence, a single genomic region encodes these proteins:
- the LOC128664455 gene encoding uncharacterized protein K02A2.6-like — translation MPKLPQQLPLNKLLDQSGNSNSSWINSLKHKYKTVFDGNLGLVKDKQIQLHLKENAIPKFCKPRVVPFALKPKIEAELERLRNQGIIVPVSSSEWASPIVPVRKKNGDIRICGDFRVGLNPQLLVDQYPLPRIEELFSSLAGGEKFTKIDLHQAYLQLEVHPDSRHLLTINTHKGLFQYTRMVFGIAPAPAVWQRIMDEILAGIPHTHCMLDDMLITGENDAAHKANVEAVLQRLQEFGLKVNMEKCEFFCKSLEYCAHVVDKTGLHTTAEKVKALVQ, via the coding sequence atgccaaagttaccacaacagttaccacttaacaaactgctggaccaaagtgggaattcaaattcttcttggattaattcactaaagcacaaatataagactgtatttgatgggaacctaggtttagtgaaagacaagcagattcagcttcacctaaaagaaaatgctattccaaaattttgtaaaccaagagttgtaccatttgcacttaaacctaaaattgaagcagaactagaaagactacgaaatcaggggattattgttccagtttctagcagtgaatgggcttccccaatagttcctgtcagaaaaaagaatggggacattcgcatctgtggagatttcagagtgggccttaaccctcaattacttgtggaccagtatcctttaccacggattgaagaattgtttagttctctggcagggggtgaaaaatttacaaaaattgacttgcatcaagcatacttacaattagaggtgcatccagactccagacacctgttaactatcaacactcacaaaggactttttcagtatacgcggatggtgtttggcattgccccagcacctgcagtgtggcaacggataatggatgagatcttggcaggtattccacatacccactgtatgttagatgacatgcttatcactggtgaaaatgatgctgctcataaagccaatgttgaagctgttttacaacgcctacaggaattcggactgaaagttaacatggaaaagtgtgagttcttctgcaagagtttagaatattgtgcacatgtagtggacaagactggtctacacacaactgctgaaaaagtgaaagcgctggttc